TATTTCACGCCGGAGGGACTCAACGTCAAAAAAGCGTTCTTACGCGCGCCTATCGCCTTTACCCCACGCGTCACTTCTAACTTCAATCCACGGCGACGTCATCCGGTCCTGAACAAAGTGCGACCGCATCGCGGTGTTGATTATGGCGCCCCACGCGGTACGCCAATCAAAGCCGCGGGCGACGGCAAGGTGATCTTTCGCGGCCGTAAAAACGGCTACGGCAATACCATCATTTTGCAGCACGGTGGCAACATCACCACTTTGTATGCGCACATGTCTAAGTTCAACAAAAACGCTCGCTCCGGCCGGCGTGTAAGACAGGGTCAGACCATCGGATACGTGGGCGCAACGGGCACAGCGACGGGCAATCACCTGCATTACGAATATCGCTTAAACGGCGTGCATCGCAACCCGCGCACAGTGAAGTTGCCGCAAGCGCAACCCATACCCACAAAGTACAAAGCCGATTTTTTGGCTGCGACCAAGCCCTTGATCAATCACCTAAACACGGTGTCCAAAACTCAGCGCCTCGCGGCGATTCAATAGTCGCCACCGTGGCCGATCTTTACGTTGGCACTATTTGCGGCACGAGCCTCGATGGCATTGACGTCGCTCTAGTCGATTTCCCAGACGACGCTACCGCAACGGTTTTGCAATACGACTCAATGCCGCTCGAACCGTCGCTTGCGCGCGCACTTGGGCGCATTGTGTTTGATGGCGCGGACTGCTCGCTCAAAGACTTCGGAACACTCGACCAACGTATCGGCATCGCGATCGCTGACGCCGTCAACACGTTGCTCGAACGCGGCAATTATCGTGCGCGGGATATAGTTGGTATCGGCACGCACGGCATCAATGTGCGACACGCCCCGAACGACCCTCACCCCCATACGCTTCAGATCGGCGACCCCAATCAAATCGCCTATCGTACGGGGATCACAACCGTGGCCGATTTTCGCCGCGCGGATGTGGCCCGCGGTGGTCAAGGTGCGCCACTGGCGCCTGCGTTTCATCAAGCGGTGTTCGCCGCAGACGAACCGCGTGTCGTAATGAATTTAGGCGGCATCGCCAACATCACGGTCCTGATCCCCGGGACACCGCCGATCGGTTTTGATACCGGACCCGCGAATGGACTGCTCGATGCCTGGTTCGTGTCCCACCACGCCGACCGCCAACCGTCAGCCACCTTTGACCGTGATGGGTCGTGGGCGGCCAGCGGCACGGTCGATCCGACGCTGTTACAACGGCTGCTAAACGATGCGTACTTTTTGCAGCCCGCACCGAAAAGCACGGGCAAAGAGTATTTCAATCTGCAGTGGCTCAACGCCGCAATCGGTTCCCAAACGATCGAACCGCGCGATGTTCAGGCAACGCTCGCCGCGCTCACGGCACAATCGGTGTGCGAAGCGATCGAGCGTTACAGCAATGGCGCTCGCTCGGTATTGGTGTGTGGTGGTGGCGCGCACAATACGCACTTAGTGGAGCAGATCGCGTCGATGCTGCAGGGCGCGACGGTCAATACGACAGCGCCATTTGGCGTTGCACCGGACGAAGTCGAAGCCGCGGCCTTTGCGTGGCTGGCCAAGCAGACGCTCGCCAATCATCCGGGCAATCTACCCAGTGTGACGGGTGCAAACCAAAACGCGATACTCGGCGGGGTCTATTCGGTAGGTTAAGGCCCTGATCCCGACACGACACGCTTATGGCATCAACGGGGGGGGTTGCCGTGGCGCAGTCTATCGCCACACTGATCAACGGCGGCCTTCAACGCGATGGCCGAAATAAACCGTATGGGTATTTACACCGCGCCGGTTAGCGTCGCGAGCAGCGCAGCGAGCTCCGATTCCGGTGTGTCGTTGCCGGCGTAAATCAAACCAGTCATCAGCAATAGCGCAATCAGCGCGAACCCGAACTTAACCGTTTTTGATGACTTTTCCATCACGCTTACCTCTTGCTTGGATAACCATTAAGGATCTTGAGCGTGACTATGGCATGCGGCGCCTGAATCAACCCTGAACGACGCCGCAACCAACATTCGGGCAGGCCTCAACTAGCCGCTGCGGTTATCGATCTCGGCGCCGTTGTGCACTAGGCGTGTCGACCAGGGAATCGGGTTTCGAAGGGCAAAGTGCGCCATGCAGGAACCTTCCGCTTCATCGAGCAGCGCCTGAATGTTCTCCGAGGGCTCGGGACTGTCGATCACCACGTGTGTTTCG
The genomic region above belongs to Pseudomonadota bacterium and contains:
- a CDS encoding anhydro-N-acetylmuramic acid kinase, which encodes MADLYVGTICGTSLDGIDVALVDFPDDATATVLQYDSMPLEPSLARALGRIVFDGADCSLKDFGTLDQRIGIAIADAVNTLLERGNYRARDIVGIGTHGINVRHAPNDPHPHTLQIGDPNQIAYRTGITTVADFRRADVARGGQGAPLAPAFHQAVFAADEPRVVMNLGGIANITVLIPGTPPIGFDTGPANGLLDAWFVSHHADRQPSATFDRDGSWAASGTVDPTLLQRLLNDAYFLQPAPKSTGKEYFNLQWLNAAIGSQTIEPRDVQATLAALTAQSVCEAIERYSNGARSVLVCGGGAHNTHLVEQIASMLQGATVNTTAPFGVAPDEVEAAAFAWLAKQTLANHPGNLPSVTGANQNAILGGVYSVG